From Synergistaceae bacterium, the proteins below share one genomic window:
- a CDS encoding efflux RND transporter periplasmic adaptor subunit, with protein sequence MKHIIKFLVLAALVVGIVYGFNTLREKKESQPDPEIIRPVRTMTLHNSGSTFNRHYFGTVQGGKRADLSFRVPGTLNNIQVEKGEHVKKGALLATLDPRDFNTRLSQAQSALSQAQAQYKDAQANFKRYENLYKQRAVSKAAYDTYKTQLDVTRSAVRTAEANVKAARDSVNDTRLTAPFEGIIADRLAENFQDINAKQTIFSLQDLHTLEIVFNIPDNDILLAPIQKVNNLQDLQEKSNLFKINAKFDALPDKSFPLTLKEVATKATGANTYAVTAVMPAQKDLRILPGMAVTVEADLTGDIDTTRKFFVPTTAILNQGANNFIWIYDSGQAKKIPVKLGAINNNALINIDGDFHEGDKIITAGVNFLHEGQHVRLLTEE encoded by the coding sequence TATTATAAAATTTTTAGTATTGGCGGCTTTAGTCGTCGGCATTGTTTACGGTTTCAACACTTTACGCGAAAAAAAAGAATCTCAGCCCGACCCAGAAATTATTAGACCTGTACGAACTATGACACTTCACAATTCAGGCTCAACGTTTAACAGGCACTATTTTGGAACTGTTCAGGGAGGCAAACGCGCGGATTTGTCATTTAGAGTCCCCGGAACTCTGAATAATATTCAAGTCGAAAAGGGCGAACATGTCAAGAAAGGTGCATTACTGGCGACTCTCGATCCTAGAGACTTTAACACGAGATTATCACAGGCTCAAAGCGCACTATCTCAAGCACAGGCACAATACAAGGACGCTCAAGCAAATTTTAAACGCTACGAGAATTTATACAAGCAAAGGGCAGTATCTAAAGCAGCCTATGACACATATAAAACTCAATTGGACGTAACTAGATCAGCAGTCAGAACAGCTGAAGCAAACGTAAAGGCCGCCCGCGATTCTGTAAATGATACGAGATTGACAGCTCCATTTGAGGGAATAATCGCTGATAGACTCGCCGAAAATTTTCAGGACATAAACGCAAAGCAGACTATATTCAGCCTTCAGGATTTGCACACATTAGAAATAGTATTTAACATTCCCGATAATGATATTTTACTTGCGCCGATTCAGAAAGTTAATAATTTGCAGGATTTGCAGGAGAAATCTAATTTATTCAAGATTAACGCGAAATTTGACGCTCTGCCTGATAAATCATTCCCCCTGACTCTTAAAGAAGTAGCTACTAAGGCAACCGGAGCTAATACTTACGCTGTAACTGCTGTAATGCCTGCTCAGAAAGATTTAAGAATTCTGCCGGGTATGGCTGTAACTGTCGAGGCTGATTTAACGGGCGATATTGACACGACAAGAAAGTTTTTTGTGCCGACTACTGCAATATTAAATCAGGGTGCGAATAATTTTATATGGATTTATGACTCAGGCCAAGCGAAAAAAATTCCCGTCAAACTCGGTGCAATTAATAACAATGCTTTAATCAATATAGACGGCGATTTTCACGAGGGCGACAAGATAATCACTGCGGGAGTGAATTTCTTGCATGAGGGCCA